Proteins encoded together in one Deltaproteobacteria bacterium window:
- a CDS encoding succinate dehydrogenase cytochrome b subunit gives MGFLSSTVGKKILMAITGFLLILFLCVHLLGNSFIYFNLINAYGQHLHSVPPLVWAARIGMVILFAVHIFFGITLTLENWAARPQAYKVKKSLRATFAGKTMIWTGLVIAAFLIYHILHFAMKVTNPDISQFEDDLGRDDVFRMIVLSFQNVLIAGGYIAALIAVFLHLYHGIQSFVQTFGLNSDASIPVVEKTGGGIAFILFLGYVSIPVAVVLGILKYIG, from the coding sequence ATGGGATTTCTAAGTAGTACAGTAGGCAAGAAGATTTTAATGGCAATCACAGGTTTTTTACTCATATTATTCCTGTGCGTTCATCTTCTTGGCAATTCTTTTATTTACTTCAATTTGATCAACGCTTACGGCCAACATCTGCATAGTGTGCCGCCGTTGGTATGGGCAGCCCGTATCGGCATGGTAATTTTGTTTGCTGTTCATATCTTTTTCGGCATTACGCTTACCCTGGAGAACTGGGCTGCGAGGCCACAGGCATACAAGGTGAAAAAGAGCCTCCGTGCGACATTCGCAGGCAAGACAATGATCTGGACAGGGCTCGTGATAGCTGCTTTTCTCATTTATCACATCCTTCATTTTGCCATGAAGGTAACCAATCCGGATATATCACAGTTCGAAGATGACCTTGGGCGCGACGATGTATTCAGGATGATAGTGCTCAGCTTTCAAAATGTTCTTATAGCAGGCGGTTATATCGCCGCATTGATTGCTGTTTTTCTTCATTTGTACCACGGAATACAGAGCTTCGTGCAGACCTTCGGACTGAATAGCGACGCATCGATTCCTGTCGTTGAAAAGACCGGGGGAGGAATCGCATTTATCCTGTTTCTTGGGTATGTGTCAATTCCGGTTGCGGTCGTATTAGGCATATTAAAATATATAGGATAG
- a CDS encoding DUF364 domain-containing protein, which yields MLPPGEIAQRLHGIVSHKGENLIVEDVRFGLSYVAVRLDVQRMGLAALLLHELPPDCSVFPEAGKLAGAKEPSLLNNLIEDRNPLEKALGLATANAILHTACIEDERDSLSIMKLTPDDRVAMVGLFTPMVPKIEATGAQLSVIERDPTRMAVLDKKESDRILKECTIAIITATTLLNDTLEKVLNGLGNPRHVAVLGPSTPLCPEIFQDTPVNHLGGAIVRDENKVMQIISEGGGTRAMRPYLRFVNLLL from the coding sequence ATGCTCCCACCAGGTGAAATAGCACAACGTCTTCATGGCATTGTTTCCCATAAGGGTGAAAACCTTATCGTCGAAGACGTTCGGTTCGGCCTGAGCTATGTGGCGGTGCGGTTGGATGTTCAGCGCATGGGGCTTGCGGCCCTGTTACTGCATGAGTTACCGCCAGACTGTTCAGTGTTTCCTGAGGCAGGGAAGTTAGCCGGTGCAAAGGAGCCCTCACTTCTGAATAACCTTATAGAAGATCGGAATCCCCTGGAAAAAGCCCTGGGGCTTGCCACCGCGAATGCCATTCTTCATACAGCATGTATTGAGGATGAAAGAGATTCACTCTCGATCATGAAACTGACGCCCGATGACCGGGTGGCCATGGTCGGTCTCTTCACTCCGATGGTTCCGAAGATCGAAGCGACGGGAGCACAACTTTCCGTTATTGAACGGGACCCCACCCGCATGGCAGTTCTTGATAAGAAAGAGAGTGACAGGATACTAAAGGAGTGTACCATAGCAATCATTACGGCAACCACTCTCCTCAATGACACGCTTGAGAAAGTCCTGAACGGCCTGGGAAATCCCCGGCATGTCGCCGTTCTCGGCCCCTCAACGCCCCTGTGCCCGGAAATCTTTCAGGATACACCGGTCAATCACTTAGGAGGGGCCATCGTCCGGGATGAGAATAAGGTCATGCAGATCATCTCCGAAGGCGGCGGCACCCGCGCCATGCGCCCCTACCTGCGGTTCGTAAACCTACTTCTTTAA
- a CDS encoding ferritin family protein: MAKKQDLDVFDFAIKAEKDGMDFYMKAAKKFSSSNEQLKKLFVALAKEEAAHMKIFMDFKIKAESKGIDQFLKSPEIDAYLEVIVQEGLFPKGETVDKRLEKVETVGQAAAIAMAAEKNAILLYTELAKSSRDKEQKKFFEKIVKEEKLHLVMVSGLRADHDPLYAALRFGRFI, from the coding sequence ATGGCTAAAAAACAAGATTTAGACGTGTTTGATTTCGCCATCAAGGCGGAAAAGGATGGCATGGACTTTTACATGAAGGCAGCCAAGAAATTCTCCAGCAGCAACGAGCAACTCAAGAAGCTGTTTGTCGCTCTGGCCAAAGAGGAAGCTGCCCACATGAAGATCTTCATGGATTTCAAGATCAAGGCGGAAAGCAAGGGCATCGATCAATTCCTGAAAAGCCCGGAAATCGACGCCTATCTTGAAGTGATCGTCCAGGAAGGGCTGTTCCCCAAGGGTGAAACGGTCGACAAGCGCCTGGAAAAGGTGGAAACGGTGGGGCAGGCGGCGGCAATCGCCATGGCGGCGGAAAAGAACGCCATCCTGCTGTATACGGAATTAGCCAAATCATCCAGGGACAAGGAGCAGAAGAAGTTCTTCGAAAAGATCGTCAAGGAAGAGAAATTGCACTTGGTCATGGTAAGCGGCCTGCGGGCTGATCATGATCCCCTGTACGCCGCCCTGAGATTTGGACGGTTCATCTGA
- a CDS encoding AAA family ATPase: MQDKRETKQGALRAKCVEELVRKRGLDEIEALVIDSRLLTLITIISTGLGDDVNLNIVPGDRWKYNAETNEILFPVELLLTSSPEEIIGFSAHEAGHRQISRHNLRKAVFKRFFSSESTRLLLNAFEDSRVDNWLIGAFKGIKHYLDITYDDLLPQDLNTSTYVGHLRGEIAEQANTTCHPFLLYLNLEYLLGMRYYWRYGRLPSQIMNPEVIVALERTYKDFDAIFHHYPAGRVSEQERMKFAEEAALMVRDTILPEYENLVRITIEKLAEEIKNNQIQIKQKKCAQEDLSPGELEEEARKLLELNAKELANRFSPKTEKQITRKSDGYRKGVSEEKETLVEGGESHEERKSEPLPAETLRDLIKKQRIINREQDAKISEYERVYKLISNLVQALSGVLENHFSKNKRPTFKGYFPSGQKPDLRRAMELSRKLSEGIPVQEKDLRVFLKRRLPSQRDHKIVLALDESASMEEPKRTSALAGLLVFMEALDHIGIDYAVIGFSDSPVMHKEFGRKLTPPDRRLLFEEVSMYIPGGSTADADTLQLATNILKDQPEDSSRWIIMVTDGEGNVNTTGKTFFQLQKEALDQKIEVLGVGLGEEVTEVIKRYKSGIQIDKVEELPSVLSGILEERLVHQDVFWQSFLTPHHEGRSGGELPTLALPQDLSELLAGIYLHQKQNIPTFNVRHLKRASELLGFLLSRGYPEKEGFGRSLKYAFIDPQEQPYRVRELILEKLTDIQRIFPDFTPQDVPQDFLPASSHAAVPVASIPHDLAPLLDIVMKHNSHPELEKALSLLKELVSSSDIAFVCIPGLEACFRVIHDELIKEITLEELEKKLEDKSWAVRQPAALALGRVYRALIKQGKDADLGALEKGLNDEDPTVCRAAAQALSRIWYQNYRKGKVSLAELEHRLDDTNWALRQAAARALGKIYPALVKQGIDVNLSKLEEGLWNKNWFVRQAEAESLGQIYPALIKQGIEVDVSRLEDKLKDKNILVRQTAALALGQTYPPLIKRGKEVSLSVLEERLDDDDWSVRQAASQALGRIWFHRYYQGKMDLKDIEEKLEDISWSVRQAACQTLGQIYPVLIKRGKSVNLKKLEERLWDADVDRSVCQAAAQALGRIWPHSYNRRKITFKALEERLKDENWFVHQAAALALVQIHHTLFQQGNDADLSKLERRLKDKIWSVRQVAARASIKIFSDLISSNEKEFSKVLSSFNAMLGEPMANTLSGTHSSQVQVDEKLLTVGNLLLDRTSQSTEIPACVMTASGYHIIETLSIGYLLKHAILLLGPTSTGKSFLIKWLAKVLGYEHLSYSINPYTSKFEIIGGIKPDSEGRFVWQDGILLNAAREGLWLALEEINLASSEVVEILNDYLITGKISYSANGEQKELYPHPDFRLFATGNPESYSQRQKLSEVFLSRFKILYQKELSEEELSQILSSLFEISSSLALPIARFHTTLQNQADSRIIGRAEKDPFTFTLRDIIRLGKRLEPILATGPADDEFLKKFFLEFFSIYIGRLRDESEREAVVSLLDTHFGFRAKGLDLEAVLMSSSEDLKSLLGTVISSKGDEFIPRHDADIIPTPTQRTTLYLILKALIHSEPVLVVGNPASGKTTLIRYLARQKETNLYYVNLSSDTGMEELLGGYTQDKKGKWRYRKGLLFSAMEEGSWLLIDEANLSPLSEYVNSLLDFGYVIDGEENICYAHPNFRIFLAINPPSVHQSRNLLSPALRSRFTEVWVEELTNLGELAGLIDTWSNAPATAPGARKQTKGKKRKGRDEKIPEDKKEVKKVEQKEFASFKRYTHFST, translated from the coding sequence ATGCAGGATAAGAGGGAAACAAAACAGGGGGCTTTGCGGGCGAAGTGCGTAGAGGAGTTGGTCCGCAAGAGAGGATTAGACGAGATAGAGGCGCTTGTAATCGACAGTCGCCTGCTTACGCTGATAACAATTATCTCCACGGGTTTAGGCGATGATGTAAACCTGAACATCGTGCCCGGTGATCGGTGGAAATACAATGCAGAGACAAACGAAATACTATTCCCCGTCGAATTGCTTTTAACCTCTTCTCCGGAAGAGATTATAGGATTTTCCGCTCACGAAGCAGGACACAGGCAGATATCCCGCCATAATTTGAGAAAAGCAGTGTTTAAACGCTTCTTCTCCAGCGAATCTACGAGGCTGCTTTTAAATGCCTTTGAGGATAGCCGGGTTGACAACTGGCTGATCGGCGCCTTCAAGGGGATAAAACATTACCTGGATATAACCTATGACGATTTGCTCCCCCAGGATTTAAATACATCAACGTATGTAGGGCACCTGCGGGGTGAAATAGCCGAACAGGCGAATACCACGTGTCATCCCTTTCTCTTGTATCTCAATTTAGAATATCTGTTGGGCATGCGATATTACTGGCGATATGGCCGCTTGCCTTCCCAGATAATGAATCCTGAAGTAATTGTTGCATTGGAGCGGACGTATAAGGATTTTGATGCAATTTTCCATCATTATCCTGCCGGGCGCGTCTCGGAACAAGAGAGAATGAAATTCGCTGAAGAAGCCGCCCTGATGGTCAGGGATACAATTCTCCCCGAGTATGAAAATTTAGTCAGGATAACAATAGAAAAATTAGCTGAAGAGATAAAAAATAATCAGATCCAGATAAAACAGAAAAAATGCGCCCAGGAGGATTTAAGCCCTGGTGAGCTGGAGGAAGAGGCCAGGAAGCTCCTGGAACTGAACGCAAAGGAGCTGGCGAATAGATTTTCCCCAAAGACGGAAAAACAGATTACGAGAAAAAGTGATGGATACAGAAAGGGCGTTTCTGAAGAAAAAGAGACACTTGTAGAAGGGGGGGAATCTCACGAGGAGAGGAAATCAGAGCCTCTGCCTGCGGAGACGCTCCGGGACCTCATCAAAAAGCAGCGCATCATTAACCGGGAGCAGGACGCGAAGATAAGCGAATATGAGAGGGTCTATAAGCTCATCTCGAATTTAGTCCAGGCATTAAGCGGGGTCCTGGAAAATCACTTCTCAAAAAATAAAAGACCGACGTTTAAGGGCTATTTCCCCTCAGGCCAGAAGCCGGATTTACGAAGGGCAATGGAGCTTTCCCGAAAATTGAGCGAGGGTATTCCCGTCCAGGAGAAGGATTTACGGGTATTCTTGAAGAGAAGGCTTCCCTCCCAGAGAGATCACAAGATAGTCCTGGCTCTGGATGAATCCGCCTCTATGGAAGAACCCAAGAGAACATCGGCCCTGGCGGGCCTTTTAGTCTTTATGGAGGCGTTGGATCATATCGGCATCGATTATGCGGTAATCGGATTTTCCGATAGCCCGGTCATGCACAAAGAGTTTGGCAGGAAGCTGACTCCCCCTGACCGGAGATTGTTATTCGAAGAGGTGTCCATGTACATACCGGGAGGTTCAACCGCTGATGCGGATACCCTTCAGTTAGCTACGAATATATTAAAAGATCAGCCGGAGGATTCATCACGATGGATCATTATGGTGACTGATGGAGAGGGAAACGTGAATACAACAGGAAAGACTTTTTTTCAGCTTCAGAAAGAAGCTTTAGATCAAAAGATTGAGGTACTGGGAGTGGGATTAGGCGAAGAAGTAACCGAGGTTATAAAACGTTATAAGAGCGGTATACAAATAGACAAAGTAGAAGAACTGCCCTCCGTACTTTCCGGCATATTGGAGGAAAGACTGGTTCATCAGGACGTATTTTGGCAAAGTTTTTTGACGCCGCACCATGAAGGCAGAAGCGGCGGGGAATTGCCGACACTTGCTCTTCCTCAGGATTTGTCTGAACTCCTGGCGGGTATCTACCTTCATCAAAAGCAGAATATCCCTACCTTCAATGTGAGACACTTGAAGAGGGCTTCGGAGTTGTTGGGGTTTTTATTAAGCAGGGGTTATCCTGAAAAAGAGGGGTTCGGGAGGAGCCTGAAATATGCCTTTATCGACCCCCAGGAGCAACCGTACAGGGTAAGGGAGCTTATCCTGGAAAAACTTACGGATATCCAGAGGATATTCCCTGACTTTACCCCTCAGGATGTGCCTCAAGACTTCCTCCCCGCGTCTTCCCATGCAGCGGTCCCCGTGGCATCAATCCCTCATGATCTGGCTCCTTTACTGGATATTGTGATGAAGCACAACTCACATCCGGAGCTTGAGAAAGCCCTCTCATTATTGAAGGAGCTTGTCAGTTCCTCTGATATTGCGTTTGTGTGTATTCCCGGATTGGAGGCGTGTTTCCGGGTCATCCACGATGAACTCATAAAAGAAATAACCTTAGAGGAATTGGAGAAAAAATTAGAGGATAAAAGCTGGGCTGTCAGGCAGCCCGCAGCCTTAGCCCTGGGACGGGTCTACCGCGCACTTATCAAACAGGGAAAAGACGCAGACCTGGGTGCTTTGGAGAAAGGATTGAATGATGAAGATCCCACGGTATGCCGGGCCGCGGCTCAGGCCTTAAGCCGGATATGGTATCAAAATTATCGCAAGGGGAAAGTATCGCTAGCGGAATTAGAGCATAGACTGGATGACACAAACTGGGCCCTCCGCCAGGCCGCAGCGCGGGCCTTAGGTAAGATCTATCCGGCGCTGGTCAAACAGGGAATAGATGTAAACCTGAGCAAACTGGAAGAGGGATTGTGGAATAAAAACTGGTTTGTCCGTCAGGCCGAAGCCGAATCCCTGGGCCAGATCTATCCTGCACTCATCAAGCAGGGGATTGAAGTGGATGTAAGCAGATTGGAAGATAAATTGAAGGATAAAAACATACTCGTCCGTCAGACCGCAGCCCTTGCCCTGGGTCAAACCTATCCCCCCCTTATCAAACGGGGGAAAGAGGTAAGCTTAAGTGTACTGGAAGAACGGTTGGACGATGATGACTGGTCTGTCCGCCAGGCCGCATCTCAGGCACTGGGCCGGATCTGGTTTCACCGCTATTACCAGGGGAAGATGGACTTAAAAGATATAGAAGAAAAACTTGAAGACATAAGCTGGTCCGTCCGCCAGGCCGCATGCCAGACGTTGGGCCAGATATACCCTGTCCTTATCAAAAGGGGAAAAAGTGTAAACTTAAAAAAACTGGAAGAGAGGTTATGGGACGCGGATGTGGACAGGTCCGTATGCCAGGCCGCAGCCCAGGCCCTGGGCCGGATATGGCCCCACAGTTACAACCGGAGGAAGATAACCTTTAAGGCATTGGAAGAACGGTTAAAGGATGAAAACTGGTTTGTCCACCAGGCAGCAGCCCTGGCTTTAGTGCAGATCCATCATACGCTTTTCCAACAGGGGAATGATGCTGATTTAAGCAAACTGGAAAGGAGATTAAAGGATAAGATCTGGTCAGTCCGTCAGGTCGCCGCACGGGCTTCAATAAAAATCTTTTCGGATTTAATATCGAGCAATGAAAAAGAATTCAGCAAGGTTTTATCCTCTTTCAATGCGATGCTGGGCGAACCGATGGCAAATACCCTCTCCGGTACACATTCCAGCCAGGTTCAGGTTGATGAAAAGTTGTTAACCGTGGGGAATCTTCTTTTGGACAGGACATCACAGAGCACTGAGATCCCTGCCTGCGTGATGACGGCCTCCGGCTATCATATTATAGAGACGTTAAGTATCGGCTATTTATTGAAACACGCTATCCTGCTCCTGGGCCCTACCTCAACAGGGAAGAGTTTCTTAATTAAATGGCTGGCCAAGGTATTGGGCTACGAGCACCTCTCGTATTCCATCAATCCGTATACCTCCAAGTTTGAGATAATCGGTGGTATTAAACCGGATAGCGAAGGAAGATTCGTCTGGCAGGATGGGATTCTTTTGAATGCGGCGCGAGAGGGTTTGTGGCTGGCTCTCGAAGAAATAAACCTGGCGTCTTCCGAAGTTGTTGAGATATTGAATGACTATCTGATTACGGGAAAGATATCATATTCGGCAAACGGGGAGCAAAAGGAATTGTATCCCCATCCGGACTTCAGGCTCTTTGCCACCGGAAACCCTGAAAGTTACAGCCAGAGACAGAAACTCTCGGAGGTTTTTTTATCACGGTTTAAAATCCTCTATCAAAAAGAGCTCTCCGAGGAAGAACTGTCCCAGATATTAAGTTCCTTATTCGAAATTTCTTCTTCTTTGGCCCTTCCGATCGCGAGATTCCACACCACCTTACAGAATCAGGCGGATAGCCGCATTATCGGCAGGGCGGAAAAAGACCCGTTTACCTTTACCCTCAGAGATATCATCAGGCTGGGCAAGAGATTAGAACCGATCCTCGCAACAGGGCCGGCAGATGATGAGTTCCTGAAAAAGTTCTTCCTGGAGTTCTTCAGCATCTATATAGGCAGGCTGAGGGATGAATCCGAAAGAGAAGCGGTGGTAAGCTTATTGGATACTCATTTTGGTTTCAGAGCGAAGGGCCTGGATCTGGAAGCGGTGCTCATGTCTTCTTCTGAAGACCTGAAATCCCTGCTTGGGACCGTAATATCCTCAAAAGGGGATGAATTTATTCCCCGACATGACGCGGACATTATACCCACCCCAACACAGAGGACGACCCTCTATCTGATCCTGAAAGCCCTCATACACAGTGAGCCGGTTCTTGTGGTAGGAAATCCCGCCTCCGGAAAGACTACCCTTATCAGATATTTAGCCAGGCAAAAGGAGACCAACCTCTATTATGTCAACCTCTCCTCCGATACAGGCATGGAAGAACTCCTGGGCGGTTATACGCAAGATAAGAAGGGGAAATGGCGTTACAGGAAGGGGCTTCTGTTTTCGGCAATGGAGGAGGGGAGCTGGCTATTGATCGATGAAGCGAATCTGTCTCCCTTATCCGAATACGTAAACAGCCTCCTCGACTTTGGCTATGTAATTGATGGAGAGGAAAATATCTGCTATGCCCATCCTAATTTCAGGATATTCCTGGCGATAAATCCGCCTTCTGTGCATCAATCAAGAAATCTGCTTTCCCCCGCCCTGAGGTCACGATTTACCGAGGTCTGGGTTGAAGAGTTAACCAATCTGGGAGAGCTGGCCGGTCTGATAGATACCTGGAGTAACGCTCCTGCGACAGCCCCCGGAGCACGCAAACAGACAAAGGGTAAAAAACGTAAGGGCCGTGATGAAAAAATTCCTGAGGATAAAAAGGAAGTAAAAAAAGTCGAACAAAAGGAGTTTGCATCCTTCAAGCGATATACCCACTTTTCGACGTGA
- a CDS encoding DUF5615 family PIN-like protein: MPENIKLYLDQMLQAHIARVLRDEGFDVLRVSETGQSRADDEQVLKKAIDDNRILITLDEHFGDWAILPLSRHPGVIRLKVNPTTSDNILRILLPFLRRLFPDKIENHLVILSSSREKWISTE; this comes from the coding sequence ATGCCTGAAAATATCAAGCTTTATCTGGACCAGATGCTGCAAGCGCACATTGCCCGTGTCTTGCGTGATGAAGGCTTTGATGTTCTACGAGTCTCGGAAACCGGTCAATCTCGTGCTGACGACGAACAAGTACTGAAGAAAGCAATCGACGATAATAGAATACTCATTACGCTGGATGAACACTTCGGTGATTGGGCAATCCTCCCGCTGAGCAGGCATCCTGGTGTAATTCGTCTGAAGGTTAATCCGACTACCTCCGATAACATATTACGTATTCTCCTGCCCTTTTTGCGTCGCCTTTTCCCCGATAAGATTGAGAACCATCTTGTCATACTTTCATCAAGCCGGGAAAAGTGGATTTCCACAGAATGA